The Engystomops pustulosus chromosome 7, aEngPut4.maternal, whole genome shotgun sequence DNA window cactgtcgtgaactgcatcacagcaccccgctaccacggtctctactgggccaaatctcccacattacttattagcttatattttaaagacccatttgtatatgaattatgttgattcctggaatacccctttaatgcacccATGTCTCATAgcattattggggcagatttaattacccggcccattcgcgatccagcggcgccttctctgcggtggattcgggtccagccgggattcactaaggttgaaTCCcggctgaaaagcatccgaatgccctgaaattcaccgagacggaccaagtgaaggtaagtgcgtcccaagcgacacatttcccgtttttaaatgcggcggtttttccgaatacatcgggttttcgttcagccacgcccccgatttccgtcgcgcgcatgtcggcgccgatgcgccacaatccgattgtgtgcgccaaaaacccggggcaattcaagggaaatcggaacaaatcggatatattcgggtaacacgtcgggaaaacgcgaatcgggcccttagtaaatgacccccattgtgtccatttGTGTACAAAAATGTGTTCTAttcagatattgggggtcatttactaagggcccgattcgcgttttcccgacgtgttacccgaatatttccgttttgcggtgattttccctgaattgccccgggattttggcgcacgtgatcggattgtggcgcatcggcgctggcatgctcgcgatggaaatcggggggcgtggccgaacggtaacccgacggatttggaaaaaccgacgcatttaaaaaaaaataaatggtcgCACggcccatactcacatgcaccacgatgaaggcgatgaactccggggcatctCAGGggacatcggcgcagcagcgccacctagtggacatcgggcgcaggaccttcatgaatcgccggaagacccgaacgctggaacgcgaatggaccgggtaagtaaatgtgccccattgacttaaaactgatgcctgatgaagagacctgacTTGTCTCGGAAGATTGTAATTATAGTTGGCCATAAAAACAACTGAGGAATCTCAGCTGTTATCTATTTTTCCAGAAAAATGCTTAGAAGGATATTAATAGATGAACCTCATTTACTGACATTGCATATCATCTCTCTGATTATGTACCTATTGTGTTATTTCCTTATAGGACACAACAACATGTATCTAATTATGACGATAATAAGTGGGATTATCTCGTTTCTGCTTATTGTGTTTTTCGCCTGGGGTATCACATTATGTAAGAATTTTATTTACTATCTCTTGAAGTAAAACTGTGCTACATGTCCATGCTTCACACCCCCAAcaatcagctacacatgtatacTACCTGTAAATAtgcggtcgtatccaaggacaacaacaaAGCAACAACATGGCTACGTTATCTTTACAcagatcctttttttttaataacatccaattgaggaaatgtatatatatggcagttgaattcaattaaccccttcacgactgccatacggctatatacatcctattgGCATGtcttgacagtgaccaacttcaaaacggtcatatctcctgaaccctggcacatagaaacagAATTTTACGTAATTTTAAACagaagaatctcccctttaacatGATGTATGGATGCTTAATAGAATTGGAGATATTCAGCCTTAAATTTatactaaaaaattatttttatgcaCAGCTTTGTATTCCCGATTTTAACTTTAAGAATAGATATCTCCAATTCTCTTAAGCATCCATGAACAATCCATAaatcatattaaagaggagactctGTTTAACAAAATTGTGTTTCTGCATCCAAGGGTCCAGGAGATATATGCATTTgaaatgtgccccctccagccgGTCAGCTGAAGACAGAatatagaaggagctgcaggaaacacTTGCATTTTGCAGAaggacatgcaccctctgcatttgtagctgaacctgggaatggTGATGCAATAATACtgaacatatttataacatattttggtaaaacttactacttatttaaaaatctttaattggaaaaattacaaaaaagcttattttttcacatttgtagtcaattatcgacaaattttataaataaaaaaaaatatgtaatcaaTAAAACTATCatttcaagttaaagtctcacatgtcatgcaaaaaaacaagcaaaaattgTTATCATATGTAAAGCTGTTCTGGAAAATTGCGCAAAAGTCAAAAATTGATCTGGACATTCAGGAATAAAGGACCAccggtcatgaaagggttaaatatcaatacccagatgagaatatccctttaaagtaaACTGCTGATAGATGTGTCCCAATACGAAGTTTAGACTTTTTATTTATGTGCTATGGGGGGAGGTAAGACCAGGTGGGGCCACTAGTGCTACAGGGGGaggcataaattaaaatacaaggctGCCTGAGGTGCTCGGGTGACATAACCTGAGCACCCCAGAGTAGTTAGAataacttttataactttatggtccacatttactaagaacagtgctgtGAGCACTAAATGCACTTACCTGAGTAGTGTgcaggcaccagattcaggatttctggtgcctgttcatcatgaatctggtgccccctgcactgctccgacagagggcaccacatttttttggtgcacctttaacacgggCGTGCGCCACACTTCTTTTGGACTTTGAATGTGACCAAAATTATGTAATGCAAGGTCCTCTTACATTTGCAAACTGtaacccatgtatatatctgatcacatgaaatcacagcagcctccatggacttctactcctctccatcctctatAGAGactgctttgatttcatgtgatcagatacacagaTGGGGTACactttgcaaatgtaacaggaactTAGATGACATCAGGAGCTGCTGGATTAAGCCAGAGGAGGCTACATCAGCCTCAAGTCGCTCTAGATCTTCCTGCATGCacaacaaaattacaaaaatgattttatggggatgtaaaagaaagaatttttagctaaaataagggcgGCATTTTGTTTGTGGGTGATAGGGAAGCATAATAAAATGTCTCATTTTATCACTTTTAGGCCTATCAGATGTTTCAGACATCCAAAAAGAAACAGGCCTGATTCATATGGAGGAGAATACTCTGACATGTAATATATCTGATTTCAAACTGAAAGATCTTACTTTTAAGTTATATCTGGAGACTGGCACAGAAGACATGACTGAAGTGGATTCCTGGAGCTCTGAAAAACACAGAGAAACAGAGAATGATATAGAGCAGACTGCAGCTTTACAGGACATGAGCGATGCCAAAGGTCTGCGCTTGGAGCCTGTTATAACATCGTATCTATGTCTCTCTAAATGTGTCTGTAAGATTCATATCACTCCCAACATTCAAGTACATCACTGGGCACAGCTCACACTGAGAGTTCACCATTCAACTCTCAAGTCCTCCGTCTACAAACATCTGTTGTTAAGGGTGGAATGTAAGTATGATTTTTCACTATTATTTTTTACTGTTGTTTATAAACCTAATGATCTTCTGCTGTGTAAGACCCACTATACCCTGCATTCCCTGaatattacagacagtccccaggttacatacaaggttctgtaggtttgttcttaagttgaatttgtatgtaagtcggaactgtatattttacaattgtagctccagacaaatcctttttggtctctgtgaaattggattttaaaaatgttgggttgtcacaagaaacagaattaacaataaatcttaattacggACACCTtcaataactattatagctgtttattgtagcctagggctaaagtatagtaaatgaccaattaccagaggtccgtttgtaactaggggtcgtctgtaagtcgggtgttcttaagtaggtgaccgcgTGTACATTATTATATGCCACAATACATacagttatattactgtatacatattatacagctgAAATTGCAGAGAGTGACATATCGGACACACGGTGGCATATACGGAACATCAAAGGTATAGACAAATACGATCTGTTAAGGAGCATCTCCGACCAGGCATAATTTCAGGCTGTTGGGCCTCAATGCAAAATCTGTTTCAGGGTAGTAAACTATAAtgtattaccatatttttcagactataaggcgcactaaaaacctatgattttcttagaaatcaaaagtgcgccttatagtccgatgcgcctaatATATGAATCCGGAAGCGCTCCGGGCCAAATAGCCACAGCGCTTCTTCATCTGCCGCCTAACCCGTTTACCTCTGCTCCCTGTGTCCTTGCTGCGGCTATTCGTGGGGGTCGCTCACATCTCCTGGTTGCTCTCTGTGGGCTAGCTGCTCATGTGTACGGGCAATCGGCGCCAAGTTCGGGAGTTTGCGGGGGCCTGGTGCGTTCAATCTTCGTCATGTCCCCCGTCGTAGGCATTCTGACAGTAGCCGCCACTGCTGTGGCGCTGCTGAGTCGCCTCTATGCCTCTCTGCTCGGCATCCAAACCACGCCCACGGACCCTCTTCTATCTCAAGCGGCCgcctgcgccttataatccggtgcgccttatgtatgcacCAACACGTCTTAGCTGCCCTTTATTCTTAATGCATCCATATACGCCGGTGCGCCTAAtcagccgaaaaatacggtatatatagaaCTGGTCTCCTTGTATGGGAAAGAGATACATTCATGACcactcaggctgcgttcacattgcattttgaaacacaatacaacacctGAGGACAGGAGATTTGCCTCAATACATtgcattaacatttgcatttatagAACGGAATGTTAATGGAATGTTgacacaatgtaattaggcaaatctccgctcctcagctgtgtttcaaaatgcaatgttagcgccacgtgtgaacgcagcctaaggctGATGACACacgtaccgctttgtctgcgtttgcagaaGAGGAACCGGAAGCCTAGGGGCACTTGTCGGACCCCAGGGCAGTGGCAAGATAGATCGGATTCCTCGGTAAGCACACCGGAGTTTTTCCattcccgggtgttagtgcagggtctgggctgtgatatcacaaccCGACACcagcacttgcaggacccgatgtcccgattCTTCTTCATAGAATCCTGttacggtcattaaggggttaaaagttctgCTTTGTAGTAGGTGACTGCTACACTGATGTTGCCCCCATCTTTCTCATGGCAGTTTCACCCCTGCTCCTGGAGGAGAAGTAATGAATTAAACCATCTACAATAAAATAAAGAAGTTGTTGATATAAGTAGTTCTGTTTCTTTCCACTCCAGACCTTCAACTTTTGGTACAAATAAAGAGTAACATAAGTTATGTtgcactcaatgggggtcatttactaaggggccgcacggcgctttttcgtcgggtttcctgactacttccgatttgcgccacatttaagtgGAGTtttcggaaaaacagcggaatttaaaaatcaaattatgtcgcaagccatgcacttacatgcactgggaagaagaaggtgaaatccggcggacctgagcgtagaagcgacacatgcaggatatcgggcgcatgctcttggtgaatcgcgccagacttcatcttggTCGGAGAAggcaaagtaaatctgccccaatatatttatgtCTTAAAAGGATTGTCCTGGAATTTGAAAAGTTGTATGTATAGCTAGTGGCGATgggttgtaaaaataataatagtcaCCTCACTTCATGCTCGTGTTCAGCCGTGGTGCTGCCTGTCACTGCcaggtctctgtttgtatacagaggccagcAGTGATCCCTCACTCTGTGACTGGACAGGAgcatggaggaggtgagtataagaggtTTATTACTTTTACAGTCCCCTATCCATGTATACATTTTCTTTtattcccagacaacccctttagccCCTTCCCaccgaggcccttttttgtttttgcgttttcatttttcactccccaccttcaaaaatctataactttttattttccatgtagagagctgtgtgttgGTAtgcaatattccatgtcgtgtactgggaagtgggaaaaaaattccaaaggcacacgttttcttgtgggcttggattttatggatttcactgtacaccccaaatggcaggtctactttattctttgggtcggtacgattacggggataacaaatttgaataggaggttttataatgttttacaagaattaaaacctcctgtccaaaaaattttttcatgacgttttcaatgctactgtacaatcttttgatcactttttattgaattttttatatttttcaaaatggcaaaaagtgccattttcgactctttttttttaaattttactgtttttcagaccccctagggtacattaaccctaggttgtctgatccatcctaccatatacatccatactactgtatgcagtatatagggaattttcctcctcattcgttacaatggggcacatttactaagggtccgaatcgcgttttttccactgagtttcccgaatttttttgttttgcgccgaattgccccaggattttggtgcacgcgatcggattgtggtgcagcggtGCCAGTTTTCACACGaaagaaatcgaggggcgtggccatcggaaaacccgacggattcgaaaaaaatgcggaattttaaaaaaaaatttgtgtcgcaaaaatagcattcACATGCAggaagtgaactccggtgaacttcagcgcagcagcgacaactagtggacatcgggcgcacgaccttagtgaatcccggcagaacccgaataagcatcggagaacgcgccgccggatcgccactggaccgggtgagtaaatctgctccaatgtgcTAATCGCACCTTGTAGTCAATGagctaaaacaagacagcctcatgGTCCCGATCCCTGCCGAGATGGCAGCGCATTGCCGGAAGCAATGGACGGGTTAACTGCAGCGATCGGTGGTAGCtcagatcacgggtgttaccggtaagggtttgctacaatatgttacgtcacatgtcgggaagggtcATGTCTTATGCCACAGCCTTTACTCCACCCCCTTTCCTGGGACTAACCACCATTTATAAGGTCCACTGTAAAATGCCTGGTCCTGTGGCCATACCCTAAACTGTATAGGCCCACCCCATGGCCCCCATATATAACAATAAAATTACTTTTAATacagatatttttatttttattttactatttattttaccTGTAGCTAAAGTCAAAGTAACTCCAATACGTGCAACTGAAATAAAACTCAATGATGAGGACTGGATGGAGCTGACGTGTAGAATGCGCTCTTTTTATCCAAAAAGTATAAAAGTTTTATGGTACAAAGACAAAGAAGAAATTTCAGCACAACATATTAAAGGAACAGAAGAAGAGAATGGGCTCTATTCTGCTTGGAGTTCTGTGCAGTGCATTGTTACAGAGGAAGACTATGGGAAAATAGTCAAGTGTAAAGTAAAGCAGCGGTATACAACTAAGAGTATTACATTTATACTGAAAAAAAAGGGTAAGAAACCaaagtttttatttaatatttatacgATTTAAGTCATTCTCTGCATAATACTATAAATTTGGTCCCCAAATGAACATCAGTTGTACTGTATGGAAGGGAGTGAAGCCactatatatatgcaacacctcTGCCAATGCAAAGGGTGGGTAGTTgttaccagggccggattaaggttggtgggggcccctgggcgcaaaatctgatggaggcccccactgaatgtagcatatATACATGTCTTTCTGCTCACTATCTACTATCCCACCAgtgatacatctacatacagccgccaaccccccgacaatacatctacatacagccgccaaccctccaataatacatctacatacagcctccaaACCCCCAGTACAacatctacatacagcggccaagccccaagtaatacatctacatgcaTCCCCCaagcccccagcaatacatctacaTAAAGCCGCCAACAACCAAGTAttgcatctacatacagccgccaaccctccaaaaatacatctacatacagcctccaaACACCCAGTACAacatctacatacagcggccaagcccccagtaatacatctacatacagctgccaaccccccagcATTAAATCTTCATACAACcgtcaacccccagtaatacatccacatacaggcaccaaaccccccagtaatacatctacatatagcCGCCAAGCCCTCAGTAATacctctacatacagctgccaaccccccagtaatacatctacatacagcggccAACCCTCctataatacatctacatacagccgccaaacccccagcaatacatctacatacagccgccaaccccccagtaatacatctacctaaagccgcctcaccctcagtaatacatctacatacagccgccaaccccccaacaatacatctacatacatccGCCATCCCCCGCTTAATACATCTACATAGAGCCGCCAAACCCCCAGCaatacacctacatacagccgccaaccccccagtaatacatctacctaAAGCCGCCAACCCTccaataatacatctacatacagccgccaaccccccaacaatacatctacatacatccGCCATCCCCCCCTTAATACATCTACATAGAGCCACCAAGCCCCCAgcaatacatttacatacagccgccaaacccCCAGTacaacatctacatacagccgccaaaccccattaatacatctacatacagccgccaaacttccagtaatacatctacatacagttgccaaacccccagtaatacatctacatacagctgccaaccccccagtattacatctagatacagccaccaaccccccagtaatacatctacatacagctgccaacccacagtaatatacctacatacagccgcctccccctaatacaacatctacatacagccgccaaccccctagTATTACATCtagatacagccaccaaccccccagtaatacatctacatacagctgccaaacccccagtaatacatctacatacagctgccaaccccccagtattacatctagatacagccaccaaccccccagtaatacatctacatacagttgccaaccccccagaaatacatctacatacagccgcccaccccccagtaatacatctacatacagccgccaaccccccagtaatacatctacatacagctgccacccccccccccgtaatacatctacatacagcgaccaatcccctagtaatacatatacatacagccgccaaccacccagaaatacatctacatacagctgccaacccccagtaatacatctacatacagccaccaaccccccagtaatacatccacatacagccaccaacccccaagtatTTCAAATACATACAAGGGGGATGGGGGTAACATCAATCACCCACCTTGCCCAGTAACATCACCCCCCCTGCCCAGTAACAACCCCCCCTGCCCAGtaacataaccccccccccccatccagtaaCATCAATGACCCCCCCTCACCTGGGTAACAACACCCCTCATCCCAAGTAAcaacagccccctccccccccatttaGCGGTCCCCCCCACGAGCGTAGGCCTTCTCTTTTCCCACAGTGTCAGCGTACTGTCACAGACCGTAGCGCACTGGACGTCGGCCTCCTGACCCATGCAGCACATTAACGTTTCAAACTGTGCTGCATGTCCTTCGTGCTTCTGCTAAAGTTCTCTGCTCTGCCTCACACTAAAGAAAACCGACTGATAAAGCCAGATAAAGgtcattgcctgctgttcaagttccaataaagatcagtgagttgatttgcacaacattgtgtgatccctggatcaggttgTACACCATTAcgggttgtcccagggagaaaccactgcattagcctctccctccatatttcttgcacacaccacctgctggagacctgccaggctgtaggacagccctccggtccgcataccaagcactgtgacatcagcgcgcccaaggccgcactagccaaccactccggtattctgggccctggttgTCTACAGCCACTGAAGAAAGGCCGATGTTTCAGATACACACATGACTGTCACTTGCCCTTAAACTTTACTAGAGCTTGAGTCACTATCAGATTTTGGATGCTATGCTGCAAAGTCTGCTGTATGTGcaacctagccttttcttggggcctggaggcagccggggcccagaataccggagtggctggcggttgtagCCTAGGGCACACTGAtgttacggtgcttggtatggggaccggagggtgtcctacagcctggcaggtctccagcgggtggtgtgtgcaagaaatatggagggagaggctggttcACCCTGGGGCAACCCCAGAGAGTCTGtaggataagtccctgggtaatggatggggagcccatggtggtaacagccgtatccagggatcatacAGAGTCAATGttttgcaaatcaacttacagttctttattgaacagcaggcaacggccaaacacgATTAACAGCACATTCATTGTTGCTGGGGAACTCATGGAGAGTTGTTCTTCAGGAAAGGTGCACACAACCCGatagtagatgtaggctgggctggttcaggtggaactgagtccaagttgtggaagctgaagttctgggcttaagtctccagagttgccctgtgtgccaggcagtagggATTGATGTCTGAGGCAGCAATGAAGGTGCGCTCCTCACTCTGACTGAAGACCAGACCACacagaccatgtgctctcacccagcaggggtttttatactcccactgatcaggtggtagcacctctccaatcacattccaaCTCCAtaacagccacatcattggatgataacatacaCCAGTTtcctgttgcctttccaggcagcatctgcagctgcaattacacaatacccAGATTGTAGAATCTTAGAGGATTTGTGACTCCCCCTAACAACTAACAACCTAAAGAGGGCGcttttcgcaactaccagcctgcctatgcattggcaggggtgttgcatatgtctcCTTTGGTCCTCAAGGGAAAGTTTCATTAGACGTCACAACAGAAATAGAGCAAGTGTGGTGTCTAATGCTTCTGAATTTCAGCAATTTTGGTGACTGGACACAAAGTATGGAGCAGGTGGGTGCTCATGCCAGCTGTACAGGGCGTCACATTGCAGGACAGTGGCCTCATTTTTCAGGTACTGACGATCAAGACAAGTCTTACATCAAATAATccccacagatatatatatatatatatatatatatatatatatatatattaatcccTCTATTGGATGAAGCCTAACTACTATAAGAATCCATTAGGAAATATATTATTCTACTTTTGCAGTTTGTCCTATCCATATACTCAGGTGCTTATATATACTCAAAGGGACACTTTTTTTCTTCCCCCTACGAAGGCTGGGGGGAGTAAGGGGGCAGAAGTTTGAGTATGttacttaaccctttcaggaacaAGTTTCCTGTTTTTCACCCCCCTTCTCCCACTAGCCATATTTTTACTTCCTAGTGTCACCATTTAAGATGTAAGAGGAAACTAGAAAGAAAACTCCAAATATGTTGTGATTGCCAAAAAAATTcagttgcgccattttctttctggtttttacagctttcactgtctgACCCAATTGACACCATCACTTTATTCTTTCAGTCAGTACGATCACTCAGATACCAAATTGACATATTTTGGTTATGTCTGAACACCTTACTGACaccagtaactttttcatactttcattTTCACAACTccaatttttgatcactttttatgttgacccgtcatgaaggggttaatccaaGTCTTCCTTTTTCCATCCAGGAAAACCTATATACAGATTCCATCATTGTTACATGAAtggttaaaggatatctaccaccaggatcaactattgtaaaccaagcacactgacatactggtgtacgtatgcaaatgagcctgaggggctccaggatccattaaaacctacggagcctggagcctctcagcctcatttgcataatgtttgtaACAGCagtgcataagaagcttaaagaagagtggatccagtatgtcagtgtgcttggtttacaaaccttaatccttttggtagatttcctttaacagaaaaTGTCATCTAGCAACTTTATGATGTATCAGAAGCTTCACTGCTTACAGATCTTATATCCCTATACTTTATAGATTGTAACTAGTCAAGTTTCTGTTATCTAGCTTAATTCTAAGTATTTTCAGTATTCCACTGTTATGTTTAGCTGATGtatttccttccttctaaagctgAGCCCAAACTGGATCCAATTCAGTCTAACCAAGAATCCTACGAGGCTGGAGACAGCTTGGAGCTGAAGTTCAAAATTCACTCATTTAATCCACACAACATAAGAGTGACTTGGTATAAAGAAGATGAAGAGATTCCATCACAAACTAATGAGCCCGAGGATCAAGAGGCTGAAGAGTTTTATGTTATAGGCCACATGTGTCACATTGTTAAAGAGGAAGATCTGGGGATGATATTCACTTGTAAAGTTGAGCATCAAGGAAAGATGAGTAGTGTCCAATGGAGACTGGAAAAAAGgaggtaatggggcacatttacttacctgtccgaggagttcaaccaaagtgcattgtctgtgtataatgtgctgtgcagggagtcactaagatcgtgcacccgatatcctgcatgtgtcgcttccccgctcaggtccccagagttcaccttcttcttcctggtgcatgtaagtgcattgtccgtgtataatgtgctgtgcagggagtcactaagatcgtgcgcccgatatcctgcatgtgtcgcttccccgctcaggtccccggagttcaccttcttcttcctggtgcatgtaagtgcattgtctgtgtataatgcgctgtgcggggagtcactaagatcctgcgcccgatattctgcatgtgtcgcttccccgctcaggtccccggagttcaccttcttcttcctggtgcatgtaagtgcattgtctgt harbors:
- the LOC140071347 gene encoding uncharacterized protein codes for the protein MELTQHPLRGVVLQIVGIILLGCASTDGALSIHRLDYPMEESLGGNITLPCQFSGYKAPYLSLPKISVRWMKKTLEEEKSVYELNGGSIIQVRPGSYIPEDRVLRGDASLHIPNLQDTDEGEYTCHLIVTPEKATSKVTLLVIAQPTCRMSDSFLVMYPDTERSVTCYVDGFHPADVKIHWEKHSEVSYNGSDLDVNTCITAPLQTQDGTYNVRSLLYIKPMSTEEDGDIYSCVTIHRSLKDALTCNITLTVISTQGHNNMYLIMTIISGIISFLLIVFFAWGITLCLSDVSDIQKETGLIHMEENTLTCNISDFKLKDLTFKLYLETGTEDMTEVDSWSSEKHRETENDIEQTAALQDMSDAKGLRLEPVITSYLCLSKCVCKIHITPNIQVHHWAQLTLRVHHSTLKSSVYKHLLLRVESKVKVTPIRATEIKLNDEDWMELTCRMRSFYPKSIKVLWYKDKEEISAQHIKGTEEENGLYSAWSSVQCIVTEEDYGKIVKCKVKQRYTTKSITFILKKKAEPKLDPIQSNQESYEAGDSLELKFKIHSFNPHNIRVTWYKEDEEIPSQTNEPEDQEAEEFYVIGHMCHIVKEEDLGMIFTCKVEHQGKMSSVQWRLEKRR